A single region of the Vicia villosa cultivar HV-30 ecotype Madison, WI linkage group LG4, Vvil1.0, whole genome shotgun sequence genome encodes:
- the LOC131598596 gene encoding protein MAIN-LIKE 1-like produces the protein MAFVERWHPETSSFHIPHGEITITLYEIACLMHLPIRGILLSHGRLTNEAMEMLIEKLEADPADALEEMERTRGAHVRFHTLQQIYDEELLATHQAAGDEAEADIHREWVLRCYLLYLIGTQLFVDTSSTYIDVVYLTYLSDIARVHEYNLGAAILAYTYHILGKGSLWKARTVVGSCTLLVGEVSGYTEDMSHARVFTSLRGNQMSNSYRRYLDCMAAEDIHYECYADHCEKVPFDEIALYSGWLASSLTIIVRYLPERVIRHDPPTAR, from the exons ATGGCATTTGTGGAGAGGTGGCATCCAGAGACCTCGTCCTTTCATATTCCTCACGGTGAGATTACCATCACTTTGTACGAGATTGCATGCCTCATGCATCTACCTATCAGGGGTATCCTCCTTAGTCATGGTAGGCTGACGAATGAAGCGATGGAGATGCTGATTGAGAAGCTAGAGGCTGATCCTGCTGATGCGCTTGAGGAGATGGAGAGGACGCGCGGGGCGCACGTGAGGTTTCACACCTTGCAGCAGATATATGATGAGGAGCTTCTTGCAACACATCAGGCTGCTGGTGACGAGGCTGAAGCTGATATACATAGAGAGTGGGTGCTGAGATGTTACTTACTATATTTAATAGGCACTCAGCTCTTTGTAGACACGAGCTCGACGTACATAGACGTCGTTTACCTGACGTACTTATCGGATATCGCACGTGTCCACGAGTACAACTTGGGAGCGGCTATACTGGCGTACACCTACCACATACTCGGAAAGGGAAGCCTGTGGAAGGCAAGGACTGTGGTTGGAAGTTGTACCCTATTAGTG GGAGAGGTGTCGGGTTACACTGAGGACATGTCGCATGCCAGAGTCTTCACCTCCCTCAGAGGGAACCAAATGTCGAATTCTTACAGGCGCTATCTTGACTGCATGGCTGCTGAGGACATCCACTACGAATGCTACGCTGACCATTGTGAGAAGGTTCCGTTTGATGAGATCGcactatattctggatggttggcttcCAGTTTGACCATCATTGTTCGTTATCTTCCGGAGCGTGTCATACGTCATGACCCGCCGACAGCTAGATGA
- the LOC131594151 gene encoding transcription factor ALC-like: MANSSDDLHQTLPSPLVPPDSQDFSNLFNQLMDPSSSSPSFNFSHPFPNSSTTIPYPPNHFTSSSSPQNDEASELPSSKATLPSRSSSKRSRAAEFHNLSEKRRRSKINEKLKALQNLIPNSNKTDKASMLDEAIEYLKQLQLQVQMLMIRNGYSLHPVSLPGGSRPTTFPQTDLLNLDDSNIGFHNSINAIASSANDECFARPSFSFPEQRDISNQTVAANITNFDASSSFQPSIKGVFCNNMPQLILDSTRTGKTPDMS; this comes from the exons ATGGCTAATTCTTCTGATGATTTGCACCAAACTCTCCCATCACCTTTGGTTCCTCCTGATTCCCAAGATTTCTCCAATTTATTCAACCAACTCATggatccttcttcttcttctccctctttcaatttctctcatccttTTCCCAACTCTTCCACAACCATCCCTTACCCTCCTAATCATTTCACTTCTTCATCATCACCTCAG AATGATGAAGCTTCAGAGTTGCCATCATCAAAAGCTACCCTACCATCACGTTCTTCTTCAAAGAGAAGCAGAGCTGCAGAGTTTCATAATTTGTCTGAAAAG AGAAGGAGGAGTAAGATTAATGAGAAATTGAAAGCTTTGCAGAATTTAATTCCAAATTCTAACAAG ACAGACAAAGCTTCAATGCTTGATGAGGCTATAGAATATTTAAAGCAGCTTCAACTTCAAGTGCAA ATGTTAATGATAAGAAACGGTTATAGTTTGCATCCAGTGTCTTTACCAGGAGGATCGCGACCAACGACGTTTCCACAAACTGATTTGTTGAATCTTGATGATAGTAATATTGGATTTCACAATTCTATCAATGCAATCGCCTCTTCTGCAAACGATGAATGTTTTGCGCGGCCTAGTTTTAGTTTTCCAGAACAACGCGACATATCAAATCAAACTGTCGCGGCAAATATTACTAATTTCGATGCCTCATCAAGTTTTCAACCCTCGATTAAG GGTGTTTTCTGCAACAACATGCCACAGCTGATTTTGGATTCAACAAGGACTGGAAAAACTCCTGATATGTCTTAA
- the LOC131594152 gene encoding probable BOI-related E3 ubiquitin-protein ligase 3, which translates to MAFLQDQFQRHYQPQPQPQPQPQTNSFRNLRTIDGQMSQQMAFYNPTDLQDQSQHPPYIPPFHVVGFAPGPVLPADGSDGGVDLHWNFGLEPERKRLKEQDFLENNSQISSVDFLQPRSVSTGLGLSLDNTRLASTGDSALLSLIGDDIDRELQQQDLEMDRFLKLQGEQLRQTVLEKVQATQLQCVSIIEDKVIQKLREKDTEVENINKRNMELEDQMDQLSAEAGAWQQRARYNENMIAALKFNLQQAYLQSRDSKEGCGDSEVDDTASCCNGRSLDFHLLSNENSNMKEAMKCKACRVNEVTMVLLPCKHLCLCKDCESKLSFCPLCQSSKFIGMEVYM; encoded by the exons aTGGCTTTCCTTCAAGACCAGTTTCAACGCCACTACCAACCCCAACCCCAACCACAACCACAACCACAAACCAATTCTTTCAG aaatttaAGAACAATTGATGGTCAGATGTCGCAGCAGATGGCGTTTTACAACCCAACTGATTTGCAAGATCAGTCTCAGCATCCGCCTTACATTCCTCCAT TTCATGTTGTTGGCTTTGCTCCGGGTCCAGTTCTTCCTGCTGATGGAAGTGACGGTGGTGTTGATTTGCATTGGAATTTCGGATTGGAACCGGAGCGGAAGAGACTAAAAGAACAGGATTTTTTGGAGAACAATTCACAGATATCTTCTGTGGATTTTCTGCAACCTCGATCTGTGTCAACGGGATTGGGATTGTCGCTTGATAATACTCGTCTAGCTTCAACCGGAGACTCGGCTTTATTGTCGCTTATTGGGGATGATATTGATCGTGAGTTGCAGCAGCAGGATTTAGAGATGGATAGATTTCTCAAACTGCAG GGTGAGCAATTGCGGCAAACCGTTTTAGAAAAAGTTCAAGCAACACAACTTCAGTGTGTTTCAATCATCGAAGACAAGGTCATTCAGAAGCTTCGAGAGAAAGACACCGAGGTAGAAAACATCAACAAACGAAACATGGAGCTTGAAGACCAAATGGACCAATTAAGTGCAGAAGCGGGAGCTTGGCAACAACGTGCCAGATATAACGAAAACATGATAGCTGCTCTCAAGTTCAACCTTCAGCAAGCTTATCTCCAAAGTAGAGACAGTAAAGAAGGATGCGGCGACAGCGAAGTAGACGATACAGCTTCTTGCTGTAACGGACGTTCTCTTGATTTTCATCTCCTCTCGAATGAAAACTCCAATATGAAAGAAGCGATGAAATGTAAGGCATGCAGAGTGAATGAAGTGACGATGGTGTTGTTACCGTGTAAGCATCTTTGCCTCTGTAAAGATTGTGAAAGTAAGCTTAGTTTTTGTCCGCTATGTCAATCCTCAAAATTCATAGGCATGGAGGTCTACATGTAA